In one Xiphophorus couchianus chromosome 17, X_couchianus-1.0, whole genome shotgun sequence genomic region, the following are encoded:
- the guca1aa gene encoding guanylyl cyclase-activating protein 1, which produces MGNSNGCTVDDLQAVEMHLWYKKFMTECPSGQLTLHEFKQFFGLKGLDPEANAYIEQMFRTFDMNKDGYIDFMEYVAALSLVMRGKMEHKLRWYFKLYDVDGNGCIDRYELLNIIRAIRAINGNDNQETAAEEFTNKVFDRIDINGDGELSLEEFVEGARSDEDFMEVMMKSLDLRHIMAMIHSRRHSV; this is translated from the exons ATGGGCAACTCAAACGGATGCACCGTGGACGACCTGCAGGCTGTGGAGATGCACCTGTGGTACAAGAAGTTCATGACGGAGTGTCCGTCCGGCCAGCTCACTCTGCACGAGTTCAAGCAGTTCTTCGGGCTGAAGGGGTTGGACCCAGAGGCCAACGCCTACATAGAGCAGATGTTCCGGACGTTTGACATGAACAAG GATGGCTACATAGATTTCATGGAGTATGTGGCAGCTCTGAGTCTGGTGATGCGGGGAAAGATGGAGCACAAGCTTCGCTGGTACTTCAAACTCTATGACGTCGACGGAAACGGCTGCATTGACCGCTATGAACTCCTGAACATCATCAGG GCAATCCGGGCGATCAATGGAAACGACAATCAGGAAACAGCCGCAGAGGAATTCACCAACAAAGTCTTTGATAGGATTGACATCAACGGAGATG GTGAGCTTTCTTTGGAGGAGTTCGTGGAAGGCGCTCGCAGTGACGAAGACTTCATGGAGGTGATGATGAAGAGTTTGGACCTTCGTCACATCATGGCGATGATCCACAGCAGGAGGCACAGCGTTTAG
- the orc5 gene encoding origin recognition complex subunit 5 isoform X2 — MIPTLSSSIISGVAQTGMAGLLEHPGYDGEKLRRVSEQLPCREVQAGMLLSLMGEPQQYCYPSLFIYGHRASGKSHVVNVLMKELELPHVTVSCVECVSVALLFEQVLLSFFGCDAASLLPRSPSISDFVRIYKQQTSEFPSKQTRYIVMEQAELLRDANVNLLPALLRLQELVEDNVSVILLSEIVWDKFRPNTGCFEPLLLHFPDYSKAELLHILSAHRHPSYSAGFYSSYVNILLGVFYAVCRDLRELRHLAALNFSKFCEPVAAGKVKETETHKLWKNIEPHLKKAMQTVYLREVSSLQWEQMDEHETGALRGLSAHTHVELPYYSKFLLIAAYLASYNPARTDKRFFVKHHGKIKKTNFLKKNEKTSNHLLGPKPFPLDRLLAIFYSVVDSRVAPTASIFSQISSLVTLQLLTLVSHDDQLDSPKYKCSVSLDFISAISRTVNFDIVKYLYDFL; from the exons GGTGGCACAGACCGGGATGGCAGGGTTGTTGGAGCACCCGGGTTATGATGGAGAGAAGCTGCGGAGAGTCTCGGAGCAGCTGCCCTGTCGGGAGGTCCAGGCTGGGATGCTGTTGTCACTCATGGGGGAG CCGCAGCAGTACTGCTACCCCTCACTTTTCATCTACGGTCATCGAGCATCAGGAAAAAGTCATGTGGTGAACGTTTTAATGAAGGAACTGGAG CTTCCTCATGTCACTGTCAGCTGTGTGGAATGCGTCTCCGTTGCGCTGCTGTTTGAACAAGTGCTGCTGTCTTTCTTCGGTTGCGACGCTGCATCGCTGCTCCCCCGCAGCCCTTCCATCTCGGACTTCGTTCGCATTTACAAACAGCAAACCTCCGAGTTTCCTAGCAAGCAGACGCGATACATC gtgATGGAGCAAGCTGAACTTCTGAGAGACGCCAACGTCAATCTTCTTCCCGCTCTCCTCCGCCTTCAGGAGCTG GTGGAGGACAACGTCAGTGTCATCCTGCTGAGCGAAATCGTTTGGGACAAGTTCAGACCAAACACCGGCTGCTTCGAGCCTCTGCTGCTCCACTTCCCCGACTACAGTAAAG CGGAGCTGCTGCACATCTTATCTGCACACAGACATCCTTCATATTCAGCAGGGTTTTACTCCTCCTACGTCAACATCCTGCTGGGAGTTTTCTACGCCGTCTGCCGGGACCTCAGAGAGCTTCGACACCTG GCGGCGCTCAACTTCTCAAAGTTCTGTGAACCAGTCGCAGCGGGGAAag TAAAAGAGACGGAAACACACAAGCTGTGGAAAAACATCGAGCCTCATTTGAAGAAAGCCATGCAGACAGTTTACCTTCGAGAGGTTTCCAG TCTTCAGTGGGAGCAAATGGATGAACACGAGACCGGAGCCCTGAGAG GTTTATCAGCTCACACTCATGTTGAGCTCCCATATTACTCCAAGTTCCTGCTAATCGCCGCCTATCTGGCCTCCTACAACCCCGCCCGCACAGATAAACGCTTCTTCGTGAAG CATCAcggaaaaataaagaaaacaaacttcttgaagaaaaatgaaaag ACCAGTAACCACCTTCTGGGGCCGAAGCCTTTCCCTCTGGACCGCTTGCTGGCCATTTTCTACAGCGTGGTGGACAGCCGGGTCGCTCCGACCGCCAGCATCTTCTCCCAG atcTCATCTCTGGTGACACTGCAGCTCCTGACTCTGGTCAGTCACGACGACCAGCTCGATTCTCCAAAGTACAAATGCTCCGTTTCCCTGGACTTCATCTCTGCCATCTCcag GACGGTGAACTTTGATATTGTGAAGTATCTGTATGATTTCCTGTGA
- the golgb1 gene encoding golgin subfamily B member 1, whose amino-acid sequence MLSRLANVLQELSGEEGADGNKQGVLEPQLPAAEGQTAVDAEVPEDAMERLAHLEQLVVQLKELIRDKDAQLLQQETELTKKDAQLKNEKEEAEARFTKLKLQAKAKMASLNKQITELKGQAESATPDGSFCSAGAVAAEEELQDLRAKLSEEEASSRQLKERLLATELLLQEKEAAHAEQLRVLQVVIAEKDVRFQEQIQRHEEELLKVGTQDGTELQQALQAAQQRCVELEEALFSRSQELEMLQQEVNSADQQKQILTAQFRKMEQELTEAVRLRQEWAEQVRQGDAELSALREAALISQQQLEKEKMEASRLEAELILMEEAQLAAAQAHQDASQRDRAEITRLQSEIREAESAREETMEQERSEVDDLQKELVNLREEQEGVKKKEELLAEIWSHLRSLAPETMPEGDPADPTLLLDSVRSVETQLIRLKDECGELSEQYAQLTQNMEALQEQLHIKTAEQEEADVKIRQLEQQIVEMSDTETSLDSSQPDKEHILALEQQLVEKDNELVALRESIIVATKQTSGDAEINQSPDQDATAAPADAVEDTQDEETTLVAEDTSILSIPADSESSPELIGLQSESPEESKGTSSDEMVTSTDSEVAHSSWTLLEAMNQDGAQEWPSVPQDVGQSWVATSMEQESSQPSSVVQVHLTQQSSSSTDENVSLFAQTLAEELQKRYGELLAELQGLKDAAAASQEKIKILEEEAQSLTVAKEEVEAETLRLSQELENSKMVEKQSVEMQLLEELEILKIENKTKEEKIEALQADLETTQQALSEQEGEARTLSAQLEDGELLSSELQKKLHEMENSLLEHSQTSDRHNESLSEKDSEIQELQLLLTQKAKEVTELNDSMSARLLQAEEEKFEMKGEVSKLKEQMEELEKVRDDQQQASNDDEEVVTLRNEKEALEMQLANTKKKLQAALVQRKELMKKVSEFEKETERWKEKDETEETSEKLPQRPEIQDLEDKIIKLEDSLRYKEEEVEALKQRLDHQDQVLAETIALNRKLSEEQPEATSETGILQSQVASLEAECETLQKKFQEAQESRKETIRKAKEKDRHHREQMKQLKDDFNELTERFDMQSSEMEGLLDKLRELEEKATSDGNPQPEPAQVSAVNSWAQEDWVDFAASETDSLKPQASNLDQHPLEPSPVASTQLEESLKVLQDEIQNYRQVNTELEKQLQETNSSLLLKESEILELCKDLEGLREKEKQIDALYEEMNELREKYLQAEAYTETLKAEIETASKATAEASMKTLQAEVEDFKQFLDNKNCEISELSQQLSEQNSLIHSMQDSVSEKDQLISSLQEELKAEQEKMHKLQTDLPQKQEEDSEAKLQQLQRKLQAALVSRKEALKENKSLKEKLTSAEKMVAELQQKIDSTEEELESLRGERAKLIEEVDRTLVENQSLGSSCESLKLIMEGIINEKDACKKEVDLAKEEAARVCKEWEEKVQGMKEEYETLLKSYENVSDEAERVRKVLEAARQERQELAAKARAHETARQESERRAEEAQKEVDTVKDKMRKFAKTKQQKIMELEEENERLRERQETSKQDDSFIKAEAERLQEEMRALQAELEAAATERDALRQQVEEVNGKLADMEANQLSSAPVVEEVITATQSEAILTAAEPQDDLAVAEEKEKAQALLEDKLREIEILNTEKELWQKREAELASLEQELQESKNNENRLEKNLQQSNEREKHLIEDASKREAQLKELLESLETEKDNLEERLMNQLAQLNGSIATYQQEAADNSEQLAETQREVERLEAEVQSERDRSARLEEDVRQARRERAEAEAESGKQRELEQQLRSAQRVKEGSQSRAKQLEELLREKQLEVRQLQRDSIQYQEKISELGREVKALQLSQEELRGRLEQSKMESAKTLEDLKRSETEMESCKTELAEARKEASEAVSARMAIEQSYQQKEAALKAEAEQTLDSVRFRLGAELKETELRLEEAYSEREKEEEAAMEAREVAETAERRAQETQARLDETLARLAAFSRSMSSLQDDRDRVLDEARQWETRFNSALQGKEAEVREAETRAKELADQLQKETALKEELEQSVNRLQRAEKDWQLKLEEEQKKVMEHQVVLDQERSKLEETSSELVSAQNEVGVLKNTLESLGQRVRALEEAVGRQTGEVERARTELRAREAEERRLCLNVEQLETDLRSSKVLTESLQTELHEKERREVELLGEKELAVAQAAEEARREAESRAQDAERELEQRRGEVRDLEGKLREAQEESSNWKGRLDSFTKAMGSLQDDRDRVLSMYKQLEEKHLQVMMEKDGLIQEAAAENNSLKEELRFLLVQRDDMHAEQAKLSAQLHGYRDELTQVLSMKDSQHKQLLAAHKEHISTLQREREELEAQLRSKTTEETQKVEMETLSRASQVMDAPGAEVEKLREQLQAERGRAEDLEERLAAESRELAELRWEGGVMRTESESAQERVAELARDLLIVEQRLLEETDTTKQLRQQNQQLADAMEALQQAREEAAQKVREPEERSRAAQSSTGEVWGLKNALQALQNDRERLLEQLNTQTAELKKQKLDLARLGAGELIKVSQELLEEKKKNEEILEAVTRLESAAQRSEQETESLRLERMDLLAQAEQLKQQTLATLSEKDQQLRQLAAMLEEARLQKPKLKREQLQRQGTEEEDNPPGAPQERSSLTDGRSSKAELLELQQRLEEETRQRLAVEEQLMATQDLHKRHSQASWYSANEGDLSETAVFIDPPEGAVTRTRRGGPSLLRMLRVAFCSRQRTPLLLGLYLLTVHVLLLLCLGGYL is encoded by the exons ATGTTAAGCCGTCTGGCCAACGTCCTCCAGGAGCTTTCTGGAGAGGAGGGCGCAGATGGAAACAAACAG GGCGTACTGGAGCCTCAGCTCCCCGCTGCAGAGGGCCAGACTGCAGTGGACGCCGAGGTTCCCGAGGACGCCATGGAGAGGCTGGCCCACCTGGAGCAGCTGGTGGTCCAGCTGAAGGAGCTAATTCGAGACAAAGAtgctcagctgctgcagcaggagacCGAGCTGACCAAGAAAGATGCTCAGCTCAAG AACGAGAAAGAAGAGGCGGAAGCTCGTTTCACCAAACTCAAACTGCAGGCGAAAGCCAAGATGGCGTCGCTCAACAAGCAGATAACGGAGCTGAAAGGACAAGCAGAATCAGCG ACTCCAGACGGTTCTTTCTGCTCTGCCGGCGCGGTGGCGGCCGAGGAGGAGCTTCAGGATCTGCGGGCCAAGCTGAGCGAGGAGGAGGCCAGCAGCCGGCAGCTGAAGGAGCGACTCCTCGCCACCGAGCTGCTGCTTCAGGAGAAGGAGGCTGCCCACGCCGAGCAG ctgcGGGTGCTGCAGGTTGTCATCGCTGAGAAGGATGTCCGTTTTCAGGAGCAGATTCAGAGGCATGAAGAGGAGCTGCTCAAGGTCGGCACACAGGACGGCACAGAGCTGCAACAG GCGCTCCAGGCGGCTCAGCAGCGCTGCGTTGAGCTCGAAGAGGCTTTGTTCTCTCGCTCCCAAGAGCTGGaaatgctgcagcaggaagtgaacagCGCTGACCAACAGAAACAA attttGACGGCTCAGTTCCGGAAGATGGAGCAGGAGCTAACTGAGGCCGTCCGGCTGAGGCAGGAATGGGCCGAGCAGGTCCGCCAGGGCGACGCGGAGCTCTCCGCCTTGAGGGAGGCGGCGCTCatcagccagcagcagctggagaaagAGAAGATGGAGGCCTCCAGGTTGGAGGCGGAGCTAATTCTGATGGAAGAGGCACAGCTAGCGGCTGCCCAAGCGCACCAAGATGCCTCACAGAGGGACAGGGCAGAAATCACACGGCTCCAAAGCGaaatcagagaagcagaatCAGCCAGGGAGGAAACCATGGAACaagagaggtcagaggtcgatgACCTGCAGAAAGAGCTGGTGAACCTCAGGGAAGAGCAAGAAGGtgtgaagaagaaggaggagctACTGGCTGAGATCTGGAGCCACCTTCGCTCCCTCGCTCCTGAAACGATGCCGGAGGGCGACCCCGCTGACCCCACTCTGCTCCTGGACTCGGTGCGGTCCGTGGAAACGCAGCTGATCAGGCTGAAGGACGAATGCGGAGAACTGAGCGAACAGTACGCCCAGCTCACCCAGAACATGGAGGCCCTGCAGG AACAACttcacataaaaacagcagaacaagAGGAGGCCGATGTCAAGATACGACAGCTGGAGCAGCAGATCGTAGAA atgtCTGACACTGAAACATCTCTGGATTCATCCCAACCTGATAAAG AACATATTTTGGCGCTGGAGCAGCAGCTTGTAGAAAAAGACAATGAGCTAGTTGCCTTACGAGAATCCATCATAGTTGCTACAAAACAAACCTCAGGAGATGCTGAAATAAACCAAAGTCCGGATCAAGATGCTACCGCGGCTCCTGCTGATGCCGTGGAAGACACACAAGATGAAGAAACCACCTTAGTTGCAGAAGACACCTCCATCCTCTCCATCCCTGCTGATAGTGAAAGCAGCCCGGAGCTCATCGGACTCCAGTCCGAGTCTCCTGAAGAATCAAAGGGAACCTCCTCAGATGAGATGGTCACCAGCACTGATTCGGAGGTGGCCCACAGCAGCTGGACGCTCCTGGAAGCCATGAATCAAGACGGCGCTCAGGAGTGGCCCTCCGTCCCGCAGGATGTTGGTCAGTCCTGGGTGGCAACAAGCATGGAGCAGGAATCCTCCCAGCCGTCATCCGTGGTCCAAGTCCACCTGACCCAACAGAGTTCCTCCTCCACCGACGAAAACGTCAGTCTCTTTGCTCAGACTTTAGCCGAGGAGCTGCAGAAGAGGTACGGTGAGCTTCTGGCAGAGCTGCAGGGGCTTAAAGACGCAGCTGCAGCATCACAGGAGAAAATCAAGATCCTAGAAGAGGAAGCACAGTCTCTCACCGTCGCTAAAGAGGAAGTTGAGGCTGAAACACTCAGGTTGTCCCAGGAGctagaaaacagcaaaatggtGGAGAAGCAGAGTGTTGAAATGCAACTTCTGGAAGAATTGGAGATTTTaaagattgaaaataaaaccaaggaGGAGAAGATTGAGGCTTTGCAGGCAGATTTGGAAACAACGCAGCAAGCTCTGTCTGAGCAGGAAGGTGAAGCGAGGACGCTGAGCGCTCAGCTGGAGGACGGAGAGCTTCTCTCCTCCGAGCTGCAAAAGAAGCTTCATGAAATGGAAAATAGCCTGTTGGAGCACTCTCAGACTTCAGATCGCCACAACGAATCTCTATCAGAGAAGGACTCTGAGATTCaagagctgcagcttcttctCACCCAGAAAGCAAAGGAGGTGACGGAGCTTAACGACAGCATGTCCGCCAGGCTTCTTcaagcagaagaagagaagtTTGAGATGAAAGGGGAAGTGAGTAAACTCAAGGAGCAGATGGAAGAGCTGGAGAAGGTCAGAGATGATCAACAGCAAGCATCTAATGATGACGAAGAAGTGGTTACCTTGAGGAACGAGAAGGAAGCTTTGGAAATGCAACTggcaaacacaaagaagaagtTGCAGGCTGCTCTGGTTCAGCGCAAGGAACTCATGAAGAAAGTCAGCGAGTTTGAGAAGGAAACAGAACGATGGAAGGAGAAAGACGAGACAGAAGAAACTTCTGAAAAACTCCCTCAAAGACCTGAGATTCAGGACTTGGAGGACAAGATCATAAAGCTAGAAGACTCTTTAAGATAcaaagaggaagaggtggaggctCTTAAGCAGAGACTTGACCATCAGGATCAAGTCCTTGCAGAGACAATTGCTCTGAACAGAAAGCTGAGTGAAGAACAGCCTGAAGCCACCTCTGAAACGGGCATCTTGCAGTCTCAAGTCGCTTCTCTTGAAGCGGAGTGTGAAACGCTCCAGAAGAAGTTTCAGGAAGCCCAAGAATCCCGCAAGGAAACCATACGCAAAGCCAAAGAGAAAGACAGGCACCATCGCGAACAGATGAAGCAGCTGAAAGATGATTTCAACGAGCTAACCGAGCGATTTGACATGCAGAGCAGCGAAATGGAAGGTCTTCTCGACAAGCTTAGAGAGCTGGAGGAAAAAGCGACCTCTGATGGAAATCCACAACCAGAACCGGCGCAGGTGTCTGCCGTAAACAGCTGGGCTCAAGAGGATTGGGTGGACTTTGCTGCATCTGAAACAGATTCATTGAAACCACAGGCAAGCAATCTCGATCAGCATCCTCTGGAGCCGTCTCCTGTTGCATCTACACAACTGGAGGAATCTCTTAAAGTTCTTCAAGACGAGATCCAAAATTATCGGCAAGTGAACACTGAGCTGGAGAAGCAACTACAGGAAACTAACAGCAGCCTGTTGCTTAAGGAGTCTGAGATACTTGAACTGTGTAAAGACCTGGAAGGActgagagagaaggaaaagcaAATTGATGCTCTCTATGAGGAGATGAATGAACTTCGAGAAAAGTATCTTCAAGCTGAAGCTTATACAGAAACCCTAAAGGCAGAGATAGAAACTGCATCAAAAGCTACTGCAGAAGCCTCCATGAAAACTCTTCAAGCTGAAGTGGAAGACTTCAAGCAGTTCCTAGACAACAAGAACTGCGAGATATCGGAGCTCAGCCAGCAGCTGAGTGAGCAGAACTCCCTCATACACTCAATGCAAGACTCTGTGTCTGAGAAAGATCAACTGATAAGCTCTTTACAGGAGGAACTGAAGGCAGAGCAAGAGAAAATGCACAAGCTGCAGACTGACCTTCCACAAAAGCAAGAAGAAGACAGTGAGGCAAAACTCCAGCAGCTTCAGCGAAAGCTTCAAGCTGCTCTGGTGTCTCGCAAAGAGGCCCTCAAAGAGAACAAGAGCCTAAAGGAGAAGCTCACTTCGGCCGAGAAGATGGTTGCCGAGCTGCAGCAGAAGATCGATTCAACAGAAGAAGAGCTTGAGAGTCTAAGAGGCGAAAGAGCAAAACTTATCGAGGAGGTTGATCGGACCTTAGTGGAGAACCAAAGTCTGGGGTCGTCGTGTGAGAGTCTGAAGCTCATAATGGAGGGAATAATCAATGAGAAGGACGCTTGTAAGAAGGAGGTGGACTTGGCAAAGGAAGAGGCGGCAAGGGTGTGTAAGGAGTGGGAGGAGAAGGTCCAAGGGATGAAGGAGGAGTACGAGACTCTGCTCAAGTCTTATGAGAATGTGAGTGACGAGGCGGAGCGTGTGAGGAAGGTCCTGGAAGCCGCCCGCCAAGAAAGACAGGAGCTGGCGGCTAAAGCGAGAGCTCACGAGACTGCAAGGCAGGAGAGCGAGAGACGAGCAGAAGAGGCGCAGAAGGAGGTGGACACAGTGAAGGACAAAATGAGGAAGtttgcaaagacaaaacagcaaaagatAATGGAGTTGGAGGAGGAGAACGAGAGACTCCGAGAGAGGCAGGAAACTTCAAAACAAGATGATTCCTTCATCAAAGCTGAAGCAGAGCGCCTTCAGGAGGAGATGAGAGCTCTGCAAGCTGAACTGGAAGCTGCAGCAACGGAAAGAGATGCTCTAAGGCAGCAAGTCGAAGAGGTGAATGGAAAACTCGCTGACATGGAGGCAAATCAACTCAGCTCTGCGCCTGTTGTAGAGGAAGTCATCACTGCAACGCAATCAGAAGCCATCTTGACTGCAGCAGAGCCACAAGATGATCTTGCGGTTGCAGAAGAAAAGGAGAAGGCTCAAGCTTTACTGGAAGATAAACTGAGGGAGATTGAGATTCTGAATACAGAGAAGGAACTCTGGCAAAAACGAGAAGCTGAACTAGCATCTCTTGAGCAAGAGCTGCAGGAGAGCAAAAATAACGAGAACCGTCTGGAGAAGAACCTTCAACAGAGCAACGAGAGAGAAAAACACCTGATTGAAGACGCTTCAAAGAGAGAAGCTCAGCTCAAAGAACTCCTTGAGAGTCTTGAAACCGAAAAAGACAACCTGGAGGAGCGTCTGATGAACCAATTGGCCCAGCTCAACGGGAGCATAGCCACCTACCAGCAAGAAGCAGCAGACAACAGTGAGCAACTCGCTGAGACACAGCGAGAGGTAGAGAGGCTGGAAGCTGAGGTCCAGAGTGAGAGAGACCGATCCGCCAGGCTGGAGGAGGATGTGAGGCAGGCCCGGCGAGAGAGAGCCGAAGCCGAGGCAGAGTCTGGAAAGCAGAGGGAACTGGAGCAGCAGCTGAGGTCTGCCCAGAGGGTCAAAGAAGGCAGCCAAAGCCGAGCaaagcagctggaggagctACTGAGGGAAAAGCAACTGGAAGTGCGGCAGCTTCAGAGGGACTCCATCCAATATCAGGAGAAGATCAGTGAACTTGGACGTGAAGTCAAAGCCCTGCAGCTAAGCCAGGAGGAGCTCCGAGGCAGGCTGGAGCAGTCAAAGATGGAGTCCGCCAAAACGTTGGAAGATCTCAAGAGGTCTGAAACAGAGATGGAGAGTTGTAAAACCGAACTAGCGGAAGCGCGGAAAGAAGCAAGTGAGGCAGTCTCTGCAAGAATGGCCATTGAGCAAAGCTACCAGCAGAAAGAGGCTGCGCTGAAGGCTGAGGCGGAGCAGACTCTGGACTCTGTGAGATTCAGGCTGGGAGCTGAGCTGAAGGAGACAGAGCTCAGACTGGAGGAGGCCTACAGTGAGcgggagaaggaggaggaagctgCTATGGAAGCCAGAGAGGTGGCAGAGACAGCAGAGAGGCGAGCCCAGGAGACCCAAGCCCGTCTGGATGAGACTCTAGCCAGGTTAGCCGCCTTCTCTCGCAGCATGTCCTCCCTGCAAGACGACAGGGACAGAGTTCTGGATGAAGCCCGGCAGTGGGAGACACGTTTCAACAGCGCTCTGCAGGGGAAGGAGGCTGAAGTCCGTGAGGCTGAAACACGCGCCAAGGAGCTTGCAGATCAGCTTCAGAAAGAGACTGCGCTGAAGGAGGAGTTGGAGCAGTCTGTAAACAG GTTACAGAGAGCAGAGAAAGACTGGCAGCTGAAATTGGAAGAAGAGCAAAAGAAAGTCATGGAGCACCAAGTGGTTCTTGATCAGGAAAGATCGAAGCTGGAGGAAACTTCATCCGAGTTAGTATCTGCTCAGAACGAAGTCGGCGTCCTCAAAAACACGCTGGAGAGTCTTGGTCAGAGGGTCCGGGCTCTGGAGGAGGCTGTCGGCAGACAGACGGGTGAAGTGGAGCGGGCCAGAACCGAGCTGAGGGCGAGAGAAGCCGAGGAGAGGCGTCTGTGTCTGAACGTGGAGCAGCTTGAGACGGACCTGCGTTCCTCCAAGGTTCTGACGGAGAGTTTACAGACGGAGCTACAcgagaaggagaggagggaggtGGAGCTGCTGGGGGAGAAGGAGCTAGCTGTCGCACAG GCAGCAGAAGAGGCGCGGAGAGAGGCTGAGAGCCGGGCACAAGATGCCGAAAGAGAGCTGGAGCAGAGAAGAGGAGAAGTGAGGGATCTGGAAGGAAAACTACGGGAAGCACAGGAGGAGAGCAGCAACTGGAAAGGCAGACTGGACTCTTTCACCAAGGCGATGGGATCCCTGCAGGACGACAGAGACCGAGTGCTCAGCATGTACAAACAGCTGGAGGAGAAACACCTGCAG GTGATGATGGAGAAGGACGGTCTGATCCAGGAGGCAGCAGCGGAGAACAACAGCCTGAAAGAGGAGCTTCGCTTTCTGCTGGTCCAGAGAGACGACATGCACGCCGAACAGGCCAAGCTGTCGGCTCAGCTCCACGGATATCGAGACGAACTCACCCAAGTGTTAAGCATGAAAGACTCCCAACACAAACAGCTTCTGGCAGCTCACAAGGAGCACATCTCGACCTTACAGCGGGAGCGTGAGGAGCTGGAGGCTCAGCTGAGGAGCAAAACCACAGAAGAGACGCAGAAAGTAGAGATGGAGACTCTTAGTCGAGCCTCACAGGTGATGGATGCGCCTGGAGCGGAGGTGGAGAAGCTGAGGGAGCAGCTGCAGGCGGAGCGCGGCCGAGCCGAGGATCTGGAGGAGCGGCTCGCCGCCGAGAGCAGAGAGTTGGCCGAGCTGCGCTGGGAGGGCGGCGTGATGCGCACCGAGTCGGAGAGCGCCCAGGAGAGGGTGGCGGAGCTGGCCCGCGACCTGCTGATCGTAGAGCAGCGGCTGCTGGAGGAGACGGACACCACCAAGCAGCTGaggcagcagaaccagcagctcgCCGACGCCATGGAGGCGCTGCAGCAGGCCAGAGAGGAGGCGGCGCAGAAGGTCAGGGAGCCGGAGGAGAGGAGCAGGGCGGCACAGAGCAGCACTGGAGAGGTGTGGGGCCTGAAGAATGCCCTGCAGGCCCTGCAGAACGACAGGGAGAGACTG CTGGAGCAGCTGAACACGCAGACGGCCGAGCTGAAGAAGCAGAAGTTGGACCTGGCTCGGCTGGGAGCCGGCGAACTGATTAAAGTCAGCCAGGAGCTTttagaggagaagaagaagaacgagGAAATACTGGAGGCTGTGACGCGGCTGGAGAGCGCGGCGCAGAGAAGCGAGCAGGAAACAGAATCCCTCAG GCTGGAGCGGATGGACTTACTGGCTCAGGCGGAGCAGCTGAAGCAGCAGACGCTCGCCACCCTCTCAGAGAAAGACCAACAGCTGCGGCAGCTGGCCGCCATGTTGGAAGAGGCTCGTCTCCAGAAGCCCAAACTCAAACGGGAACAGCTACAGAGACAG GGCACAGAGGAAGAAGATAACCCACCTGGAGCGCCGCAGGAGCGAAGCAGCCTGACCGACGGCCGATCCTCCAAAGCGGAGCTCCTGGAGCTTCAGCAGAG ACTAGAAGAAGAGACTCGGCAGCGGCTGGCGGTTGAGGAGCAGCTGATGGCGACACAAGATCTCCACAAACG TCACAGCCAGGCGTCATGGTACTCTGCAAACGAAGGGGATCTTTCTGAGACGGCTGTGTTTATCGACCCACCAGAAGGCGCCGTCACCCGG ACCCGCAGAGGAGGCCCCAGCTTGCTGCGGATGCTCCGCGTGGCGTTCTGCTCCCGTCAGCGAACCCCTCTGCTGCTCGGCCTCTACCTGCTCACTGTGCACGTACTGCTGCTCCTCTGTCTGGGCGGATACCTCTGA